The following nucleotide sequence is from Salvia miltiorrhiza cultivar Shanhuang (shh) chromosome 7, IMPLAD_Smil_shh, whole genome shotgun sequence.
ctaATACAACAATTACCCGCCGGTTAATCGTAGCCGTTAGTAGTAGCCGGCCGGAAATGGATCCCGGCGGCTACTTTAACCGGCTAGGATTAACAGGCGGGTAAATACTTCATTAGCTTTATAAAACATTCTAGTTTCATAATActcttgattttaaatttttaaacagacctaatttttattattattataaacttaaagGGGATTGGACAATTCACGGGTATAATAGCTTTCTAGGGTGGGAATCTAtttgcagtaaattcacgagaaggagattgacaatataaactcaataagtctaaatttatttagtttatttgattgtatattaattaatattgtaacacataaaataatagcaaatggtgcataaaaaaattccaaaatcaTCTATTATGAATCAGTGAAAGAAAATACACCTTACCAAGTGGGTACCCGCCAGAAATATGTAGCCGGCTGCCGTAGCCGTGGGTAAGAAACTACTCACGGCTACATCGTACGGCTACTCAGTACTGGCGGGTACgctattaaatatttttaaaataatatttcatatcattttatataatattcgtattttttacccttaatttaatactatttcttctatttatacacgaaaacctatttttttttttaaattataagcttaaagggtgattggacaattcatacggctacaatgcagctttatagggtggcaatctctttgcagtaaattcacgagaaggagattgacaatataaactcaataagtctaaatttatttagtttatttgattgtatatgaattaatattgtaacacataaaataatagcaaatggtgcataaaaaaattacaaaatcatatattatgaatcagTGAAACATAATACACCTTACCAAGTGGGTACCCGCCAGAAATATGTATCCGGCTGCCGTAGCCGTGGGTAAGAAACTACTCACGGCTAAAGCGGACGGCTACTCAGTACTGGCGGGTAAGCTAttaaatgtttttaaaataatttttcatatcattttatataatattcgtattttttacccttaatttactactatttattctatttatacacgaaaacctatttttttttaaaattataagcttaaagggtgattggacaattcatacggctataCAGATAGGCGAGAATCGCGGAAGCTTTATTGGGGGGATATACACGGCAATTTAAAGGCTTGTTTGACCAAGAAACCCATTTACATGTATAAGAATTGAGTAGAACTTTTAACCTAGCCGCACGggtaaagtttattttttgagagagagtgagagagagaggcagccgagaaagagagagacagAGGAGAAAGAGCATCGGCTACTCATTTTTAAGAGAGAGGAGAGCATTCCAAACCCAAGGTAAATTGGaatgaatttttgttttttgcttGGTTTTCTTGTTTGTCCATGTTTGAATGAGAATCATTTTTTTTGAACTTGAAGGAGAGCATCCACGATTTTTTCAACGTCCGAAGGCATAgaccatggcttcttcttcaaatcaagTAAGTATCCTATTTCGTTGATTTTAAATTCGTGAATAAGGATGTTATTTTCCACAACAAGTAGAAGCATGTTATTTTCGTGAATTTTTTTGGACCGGATTGTTTAATTCGAATTACTTGTGTTCGTGAATTATGTTGGGACGAAAATTACATTGTTTAATTATTGGGACGGAATTTACTTATGTTGggacgaaaataattaattattggttgTATATTCATTTTGGTTGTAGTcattatgtttaattattttgttgggACGTGAATTACTTATGTACGTCAGCCCATGCCTGCTCCAAGACCTCAATCGGACAGGCGACGTGAGCCCGAGACGGAGCCCGAGCACGAGGAAGCGCCATCGCAGCAGAGGTCCCCTGCACACCAGTCGCCTGCTAGGGACGCGGGTCACTCTGCCAGTGATGATTATCAAACCCCACCGGGCCCGCATACTGGTTTTGGTGTGCCCACGACTTTTGGGGCTGGCGGACACTTGACCCCATATCTGGGGCCACGCTACTCGTACACTGAGCAGCCCTCGAGCTCAGCACACCCATTCGAGCCGCCTCGTTCTTCGCTGCCGATTCTTCTCGAGGCTGGTTATTCTCAGGGAGATATGGAGCGTTTCTGGCAGCAGTTTACTGGGGTAAAAGCtcagtatttgttttaaatttaactTCTAATTGAAATTACGTGTCATTGTTAAACTGTTTATATGTTTAACTTTTGTTGTTTTAATGTAAATATAGGGAGCTTCTGCTTCTGGGGCAACACCTGTCCTTCCCGTCAGTGTttgtccaccaccaccaccagagGGCGCGCAACTGCGCCGAAGCCACCGTGAGCGGCAGCTTTCGGCTGCGCTGAGATCCCCATACGTTCACAACCACGAGCCGAAACCCGTCGACAAGAAGTATATTGAGGGATTTACTCGTATGGTGGAGGGTATCCGTACTGGGAGCTACAGTGCCTCGCTTCATGTTCCACAAACCAACAGCAATGATCAGGTCGTCTTTGCTGTTGTAAAAAGAATTCTTCTGCAGATCATCAACTCTAGAAGggtcactctcgcgagcaaccAGCGAAGCCGaggcgtccactggaatcaagggaactaaccaattagttagatcACCGGTCTCGGCTGTCGGATCTCCGTCACGTGTtgtactttgtcggatccaacctgctcgctcggtcTCCGTGAAATCGATTAGATCgtcgtctaataaatcctcagaggcatCAGAAGCAGTGCCCACCTCGAGCGTAGGGTCAAATTCTTCGTCATCAGAATCATCATCGTCTCCTGATGCAACCGAGCTTTCAGCTTCGTGCTCAGGTTCATCATCTGTCCGCACATCGTTCAATCTCCCACATACTTCATTAAGCCTTTCGGTTTGATTCCATGCAGATTCGTCTAGCGGTTGTCCATCCCATGTAAAATATTGTCGTGGAGGCGAGCTCTGGACACCATGAAACGACGTATGATGATAATACGGCGTCTCATACTGACTGCATTGTGCTTCATCTACGTGTCCCGAAGGTTCAGCAAAATTAAAAGTAGGGATGTAGGCTTCTTCTACAATCGGACCGTTGTagtgctcaacgtacaccatgggatagTCGGCAGTTGCCAACAAGGCTTCCACGTCATCGTCTGTGGCCAAGCCACATTTCATCTCCCTACCAAAtagattggtcgccaaataatacaattggtaGCTCGAGCTCAACGAATGCGTCCTCATAATATTGTTGACGCTGCACATCAGGCTCTCAATAGTTTCGTTGACGAGGGGAAGGACCTCTGTAGCCCCACCAACATAGTGTATACCATCGACGAgtccgttgtatctcacatatatgtatctaacgaattccatctataaaaacacataaaatgtagtattaaaatatgcataaacactttaaaaattctcataaatataacataaaacatTCAAACTATTAATTACACAAACAATATATGAGAAAATCACCTCTTCAAGTAGAATTTGAACACCAATTGCACCAACTATCGCACAAACCACTTCTCAAATCTTTGAGggtttcaatttctcaattttttaactGAATGCTCTTTCTACGAGTATTTGGATTTATGTTTTCTCATTCACAAATGTAGCCATTATAGACTAATATTAGATTCCTTTgtacaaattcacgtgaaatgtatTGTTCATTCATTCAGTAcacttcaatctattattcaatgtgcaatcaaatgcatgcagaaagtgagcattaaagcctcattacaatccaaatttgtgcagtcaccttatctcttatttcatgtggacatgtacttttttgactaaaacattaacaaataaatagaaatacacAAAAAGGGATACATATGTTACTttcaaacattcataacaaggtaaaaaattttacaaccataTGTATTACTTCAAAATGATTTTTTGctcccaaaaaaaatattagccgccacaaaatcGTAGCCGGATTCACTAGCCGTGTGTGAAAATTTTCACACGGCTAGTACGACCGGCTTTGAATTTCTGGCGGCTAATTGTTTTTTTAGagctcaaatatttttttggttaCATTTCATGAGTTTCAagtgttttcttcaaaaatagcctattattttatgtgtttactgtattattttgtgttcaatcaaatcatgcataaagtgagtattattaccccactataatccaattttttgcagattcagtatctctcatatttgacatcaatgtatacttcttgtaatataaaaaaaataaaattaaaaatttaaataaaaactctaaattaaggtattcgtgttataatataatattactaagagggctcaaaaattcactattatgtatattatgcaacaaaaaaatattatgaaaatgaaacaaatggattaattagccgccggaagttcatagccgctgaccagtagccgtgtatattttggaccgccggctactgttcacggctatgaatttccggcggctaattgtttttttagagctcaaatatttttttgtttacatttcaggagtttcaagtgttttcttcaaaaatagcctattattttatgtgtttactgtattattttgtgttcaatcaaatcatgcataaagtgagtatttttaccccactataatccaattttttgcagattcagtatctctcatatttgacatcaatgtatacttcttgtaatataaaaaaaataaaattaaaaatttaaataaaaactctaaattaaggtattcgtgttataatataatattactaagagggctcaaaaattcactattatgtatattatgcaacaaaaaaatattatgaaacaaatggagtaattagccgccggaagttcatagccgctgaccagtagccgtgtatattttggaccgccggctactgttcacggctatgaatttccggcggctaattgtttCATTGGTTTctgaatatttttttgttgcataatatacataatagtgaaatttttagtcctcttactaatgtttttataacgcaaacgtaagctaatttttttataaattttcaaacataCAATATACATTAGattgtgaaagtgacgtgagttgggcAATTATTGTCTCTTCATCACATTTTTAACTTGTGAAATTGACGTGAGTTAGACATTTTACAAAAACCGAAGCATGTCAGGTCTGCTTTTccaaaaaaccaagcatgtcGGCTTTGACTTTTTGGACTTTGGCTTGGGTGGGTACTTTTGTAAGACaagttataaaagtgggtaATTTCGCCTATTCACAAATATTTTATTGTCTGGCTAACTACCTCCTTATTCAATATCATTcctaatattcaattatattttggcCATCAATAAAATCCACAACCGCATTTATCTAATAGGAAATTTTGGgtttattcaaattaaattttcgCTTCCCCAAAAACAACATAGGGAAAATCAAAGGGAAGAAAAAGACTCAATCATTTCTCCACGAATAATAGCCCTGCACTTCAAGCAATCCTCATCaccatcgtcatcgtcatcgtctCCCATCCAAAATTCTCAATACATAAGGCGCATAAACTGCTCAAACAAATTCCAACTCTTAATAGCTAATGGGTAGTCACGAGGAGGAGAGATTGCTTCTGGAGGAGGGTCATGTAGAGGTGCTTcacctttatttatttatgttttacatTTTAAGATTTTTTTGGTTCTTGTTATCAGTTGATTTCAACCATCTACTTGTAAAGTTGTTTAAACATGTTTGAGTTGATAGGTATTTTATCCTTTGGATCTGAATTTATTGTACTTGTGAATGTTTCTTTGCTGAAGGTTATTATTCTCTGCATCCGTATGCTGTTTCTGTTAGGTGAGCGAattattccaaaaaaaaaagaaaaatactagtttttattttatttttattttaagtatttttttttaataaaatttctatttcagtagTATTTTAAGTATCCTTTTATTTTGGGGCAATCATGGGAGGTGGTGAGGCATTTTTGTTTCCTGGGAAGTGGTTTTGTCGATTTACTGTTATTACTATTTAACTTTTGTAAAATCAAGTGATCAATCTTAATATGCTTGGATAGTTGACTTGGCAACTGCTTCTATTGGTAATTTCATGTCTTTCTCAATAAAGAAATAggtattctttatttttacttcTTTTCCCCCCAAAATGTGAGATGATCTTCCCTTCAAGAATTCTTTAAAATATTGATCTTTCTTGTTGTTATCAAGATTGGAATCGTGGGACCTGAATCCTGATGTTAGGGCTGATGTAAAATTTTGTGAATGTCTTTCGTGTAAAAGAAAATTTACTAAATTGTATATCTTGGAATGTGAATTTTTACATCTACTTTGAAGTGGTCTATTTGACTGCAGACTAATTTTGTTTCTCTCTATCTTTTTGTAGAGTGGAAGTGATGGACTACATACTGGTGATGGTTCTGTCGACTTTAAGGGGAACCCTGTTTTGAAGAACAAAACTGGAAATTGGAGGGCATGTCCTTTCATTTTAGGTATTATAATTGCTGTACTAATTAGATAGTTATTAGTTGTTACACCTCAGTCCTGATCTTTTGTATGTATCATATGGCAGGGACCGAATGCTGTGAGCGTTTAGCTTACTATGGGATTGCCACTAATCTTGTTAGTTATCTCACAAAAAATTTACACCAAGGAAATGTGGCGGCTGCTACAACTGTGACAACATGGCAAGGCACCTGCTATTTAACTCCCCTTATTGGGGCCGTCCTGGCTGATGCTTACTGGGGAAGATATTGGACAATCGCTGCCTTTTCCACTCTTTACTTCATTGTGATCTCCTAACCTTTTCAccatttcattatttatttacattattTTTTCCTACTATTGGATTTATTGGTTGGCTGGATCTCTCTTATCTTTAGTGTGCTCACATGGTTAGGCATCGTTTTTTAACTAGGAGTGGGTTTTCATTCAACTTTCTCCTGTAATTTGGAACTATGCGCCTGCTTTTGCAAATAGTCCTCTAATCTCTGTGTACTCTCTTACTAAACAAAGTAAGAAAGTTGAATTATTCTTGCAGCTTCTTGAAATTGGTTTATCCCAACGAGTCCAAAACATGAAAGACATCACAATCTCCTCGTTTGTTTGTATTTTTTGGTGCCTTTGACACTTTTTCTCCCTTAGAACTAGCTATTCCGGAACACTTTAATCTCCCATTAGTGCAAGCAAACTTGTATTTTGAATCTTTTACAATTTGCATTTAGTCTGACCTTTTTGTGGAACTGGTAAATGTTAGTAATAATGGAGTTTCTAGCATTTAAATATGTTGTCTAGAAACTGAGGGCAGGCAAGCAAGTGAGTTTCAGATTTTTTACTGTACAATATTATCATACAATTAATAAACAGAATTTTAGAATGTTTTTGAGAGGTGAAGAATGCCCAGTATCATTAAGTTTAAGTATATGGGCTTGTTTCGGTTGTCTATGTTGTTGACAGGCATTTAACTTTTTAAGTATTGTGTCAATCCTCTGAAGCAATTAGAGGTGTTGATCTGGTTGCATACTAAGGATTTAACTTGGAAACTGCCTGAATCTGCTGGAAAACTGTAGATTAAAGCTGTTTTAGCTGTTCTAGGATTGGTACactatgatattattttttgtcTAGATGCTTGAATTaatcatttaaatttttattgagcTTGGATGTTTTCATTATTTAGCACCAGTGTGTCTATATGTCAACCCTTACATTAACTTTATAAATGCTGTTTGtaactttaatttttattgcATATGATACTTGCTTCTTTGGTTGCTCTCATCTTATTATTCCAATCTTTCTCTTCTCTTATGAAGGGAATGTGCACATTGACAGCATCTGCAACTGTACCATATTTTAAGCCTCCTGAATGTGTTGACTCTGTATGCCCTTCTGCCTCAGCAGCTCAATATGCAATATTTTTCGTTGGGCTATATCTTACAGCACTTGGAACAGGAGGGATCAAACCATGTGTTTCATCTTTTGGGGCAGACCAGTTTGATGATACAGACCATGTAGAGAGTGTTAAAAAGGGTTCTTTTTTCAATTGGTTCTATTTTTCCATCAACATTGGTGCCTTGATTTCAAGTAGTTTGATTGTCTGGATTCAAGATAATGCTGGGTGGGGTCTTGGTTTTGGCATCCCTGCTTTGTTTATGGGATTTGCTATAGCAAGTTTCTTCTCAGGCACCAATCTCTATAGGTTTCAGAGACCGGGAGGAAGCCCTGTTACAAGGATGTGTCAGGTCCTGGTTGCATCATTCCGCAAATGGAATCTGGCTGTCCCTGATGATAGTAGCCTTCTATATGAGTTACCTGATAAAAATTCTGCAATTGAAGGAAGTCGGAAATTGCTGCACACTGATGAACTAAAGTAAATCCTTTTTTTCCTTACATAATGAATAAACTTTGCGTTGATGATTAGATCTTATAATTCTGCTTACAGTTTCTCAAGATCATTGATTTTTACTGCTTTAACAAAACTATTCTGCCTTACTGTTAATTCATGTGATATTCCTTTATAATGCAGAATGAAGCAAATGAAATATCCAAATTTACTTTAGTATTGTTTGGTTTTGATGTTCTTTCTCCTATATATTATATACGCACATTGAAGCATTTCCATATCATGATAGTTGTTGCCCAGAATTGTAGTTAGGTTTGAAGCTTTGTTGTTTCTGTTTCTCCAACATATGAAGACTATCTTCTTTTCCAATGTATGAAACTGCCAATCATTGCTTGTCATGTCACTGATAATGCTCCTTTCTTCTGAAGGTGCCTCGACAAAGCTGCTGTAATTTCGGATGCTGAAAGCAAACACGAAGATTATTCCAATGCTTGGAATCTCTGCACAGTGACACAAGTTGAGGAACTGAAGATCTTGATTCGCATGTTTCCCATCTGGGCCACCGGGATAGTCTTTGCTGCTGTCTATGCTCAAATGTCAACAATGTTCGTGGAGCAAGGCATGGTGATGGACACCACCATAGGTTCCTTCTCGATCCCTGCAGCCTCCCTGTCAACTTTTGATGTCATCAGCGTTATTTTCTGGGTCCCAATGTACGACAGGGTCCTCGTCCCAGTTGCCAAAATGGTCACTGGCCAAGACAGAGGGTTCACGGAGCTGCAGAGGATGGGAGTCGGCCTATTCCTCTCGATTCTATGCATGTCAGCTGCTGCTATCGTAGAGATCGTCCGTCTGTCGTATGTGGTGGATACAGCAGTAGTTGCCCCGATGAGTATCTTCTGGCAGATACCTCAGTATTTCCTGCTGGGGGCTGCTGAAGTTTTCACGTTCATCGGGCAACTGGAGTTCTTCTACGACCAATCTCCAGATGCCATGCGCAGTCTGTGCACGGCCCTGTCGCTCCTCACGACCGCGCTGGGCAACTATTTGAGCTCATTCATCCTCACCGTGGTCACGTCTCTAACGACACAAGGAGGGCAGCCCGGGTGGATACCGGACAACTTGAACATC
It contains:
- the LOC130996235 gene encoding protein NRT1/ PTR FAMILY 8.3-like, which codes for MGSHEEERLLLEEGHVESGSDGLHTGDGSVDFKGNPVLKNKTGNWRACPFILGTECCERLAYYGIATNLVSYLTKNLHQGNVAAATTVTTWQGTCYLTPLIGAVLADAYWGRYWTIAAFSTLYFIGMCTLTASATVPYFKPPECVDSVCPSASAAQYAIFFVGLYLTALGTGGIKPCVSSFGADQFDDTDHVESVKKGSFFNWFYFSINIGALISSSLIVWIQDNAGWGLGFGIPALFMGFAIASFFSGTNLYRFQRPGGSPVTRMCQVLVASFRKWNLAVPDDSSLLYELPDKNSAIEGSRKLLHTDELKCLDKAAVISDAESKHEDYSNAWNLCTVTQVEELKILIRMFPIWATGIVFAAVYAQMSTMFVEQGMVMDTTIGSFSIPAASLSTFDVISVIFWVPMYDRVLVPVAKMVTGQDRGFTELQRMGVGLFLSILCMSAAAIVEIVRLSYVVDTAVVAPMSIFWQIPQYFLLGAAEVFTFIGQLEFFYDQSPDAMRSLCTALSLLTTALGNYLSSFILTVVTSLTTQGGQPGWIPDNLNIGHLDYFFWLLAALSFFNLVVYVFCARMYKSKKAS